One Drosophila willistoni isolate 14030-0811.24 chromosome 2R unlocalized genomic scaffold, UCI_dwil_1.1 Seg167, whole genome shotgun sequence DNA segment encodes these proteins:
- the LOC6642434 gene encoding uncharacterized protein LOC6642434, translated as MIGKMQLLYIFLLLIAVGSALPTSAPSVFSSDPKDPSVVEDVVVETGSAYATSPLSIVNGDGGLVVVSPGSPIDFSGLQFDTVTPLTTATQLSNGVVMPCSLSSAELNECVRGLIQTFAPQLKYRGVPEYNLGSIDPYFYKRGIFRYTNDGIQGGLLIKNMEIYGISDIQVNSVNANFTDSGFVIKLGVELPQLKAGGHFKADVKFGGLRLVPKGPFNITIDNVKATILTDGHIEELPSGQQRLSLHRLNANVNIGNAQVIANGIFSDRNLNAMILNLVNENLPEITRVGIPATREQWAPILISHINDFFAQVPIEKFLIQ; from the exons atgatcGGAAAAATGCAGTTGCTTTACATTTTTTTGCTATTGATCGCAGTCGGAAGTGCTTTGCCCACATCCGCGCCAAGTGTCTTTAGCAGCGATCCCAAGGATCCTTCGGTGGTGGAGGACGTGGTGGTGGAAACGGGATCAGCGTATGCCACATCCCCGCTCAGCATTGTGAATGGCGATGGAGGTCTTGTTGTGGTCTCACCTGGTTCGCCAATTGATTTCAGCGGCTTGCAGTTCGACACAG TTACACCATTGACGACGGCCACACAGCTATCGAATGGAGTGGTAATGCCCTGCAGTCTCAGCTCGGCGGAGCTTAACGAATGTGTTCGTGGTTTGATTCAGACATTTGCCCCGCAATTGAAATACCGCGGTGTACCCGAATATAATCTTGGATCCATTGATCCATATTTCTATAAGCGAGGAATTTTCCGATATACCAATGACGGAATCCAAGGCGGTTTACtgatcaagaacatggaaatCTATGGCATTAGCGACATTCAAGTCAATTCGGTGAATGCCAATTTCACGGATAGCGGATTCGTAATCAAATTGGGCGTGGAATTGCCCCAACTGAAGGCTGGCGGACACTTTAAGGCCGATGTGAAATTTGGTGGCTTGCGTCTGGTGCCCAAAGGTCCATTCAATATAACCATTG ATAACGTCAAGGCGACCATTTTGACTGATGGCCACATTGAAGAATTGCCAAGCGGACAGCAGCGTCTCAGTCTGCATCGTCTGAATGCAAATGTGAATATAGGAAATGCTCAAGTCATTGCCAATGGCATTTTCTCGGATCGCAACTTAA ATGCCATGATCCTGAATTTGGTCAATGAAAATCTGCCCGAAATCACTCGCGTTGGCATTCCGGCAACACGTGAACAATGGGCTCCAATTTTGATATCTCATATCAATGATTTCTTTGCTCAGGTTCCTATAGAGAAATTCCTGATACAATAA